Proteins from a genomic interval of Parambassis ranga unplaced genomic scaffold, fParRan2.1 scaffold_24_arrow_ctg1, whole genome shotgun sequence:
- the LOC114430565 gene encoding stathmin domain-containing protein 1-like, translating into MIVMENTEIPNLPDTVPSNLPPLTSVSVTESQLLQNGTEQNRPKAREILEELMQQVEGEREAGSGAGEAYSIMLDDSEGFRRRYPARLKSLRGKKAPRTREQIDEKMRLADERRKSKEDTLKTRLRAKSARIRGPAPVCTTEGDEDATITPVVFLITVPPGGGVVG; encoded by the exons ATGATCgtgatggagaacacagagatccccaacttacccgacacagtgcccagtaaccttcctcctctaacatcagtgagcgtcacagaaa gtcagctgctgcaaaatggcacagaacagaaccgtccaaaggccagagagatcctggaggaactgatgcagcaggTAGAAGGGGAAAGAGAGGCCGGCAGTGGCGCAGGAGAGGCCTACAGCATCATG ctggatgacagtgaagggttCCGGCGAAGGTACCCTGCCAGACTTAAGTCTCTGAGGGGCAAAAAAGCTCCCCGCACCAGAGAACagattgatgagaagatgaggctcgctgatgagagacgcaag tcaaagGAAGATACGCTCAAAACACGTTTAAGAGCCAAGTCTGCGCGTATTcgtggccccgctcctgtctgcaccactgagggggatgaagatgcaaccattacccctgtg